A part of Cryptococcus gattii WM276 chromosome G, complete sequence genomic DNA contains:
- a CDS encoding S-adenosylmethionine transporter, putative (Similar to TIGR gene model, INSD accession AAW44691.1): MADIDGPSRPSPTFQRALISGAISGLSVDFMFFPLDTVKTRIQSSAGFWHSGGFKGVYRGVGSVGLGSAPGASAFFVTYETLKKQLPKYQVFANNSSLAHMAAASGAEYVSCLIRVPTEVVKSRTQTGAYGHGMSSLHSAISTMKHEGIRGFYRGFGITLTREIPFTSIQFPLYEYFKSYLSRNYLGGKRPTSYEAALCGSVAGGIAAAATTPLDVVKTRVMLEARISASASGAEVVGSVLPPEQPSPSVLSFPPRLLNILRTEGPATLFRGWVPRTFAISMGGAVFLGIYDLASNFGIKEEKEDQVA, encoded by the exons ATGGCTGATATCGACGGCCCCTCCCGCCCCTCTCCCACCTTTCAGAGGGCCCTCATA TCCGGCGCCATCTCAGGCCTCTCCGTAGACTTCATGTTCTTCCCCCTCGACACAGTCAAGACAAGAATACAGTCTTCAGCAGGCTTCTGGCACTCGGGCGGATTCAAGGGCGTCTATCGGGGTGTAGGAAGTGTCGGCCTTGGCAGTGCGCCTGGTG CTTCTGCCTTCTTCGTCACGTACGAGACCCTCAAAAAGCAACTGCCCAAGTATCAGGTGTTTGCCAACAACTCTTCTTTGGCTCATATGGCGGCTGCTTCCGGTGCAGAATAT GTCTCATGTCTCATTCGAGTTCCTACAGAGGTTGTCAAGTCTCGTACACAAACCGGAGCATATGGTCATGGCATGAGCAGTCTCCATTCGGCCATCAGTACCATGAAGCATGAAGGTATCAGAGGGTTCTATCGTGGATTCGGTATCACTCTTACCCGAGAA ATACCTTTTACCTCTATCCAATTCCCCTTGTACGAATACTTCAAATCCTACCTTTCCCGGAATTACCTCGGTGGTAAACGGCCTACCTCTTACGAAGCAGCTCTATGTGGATCTGTGGCTGGTGGCATAGCAGCTGCCGCTACAACCCCTTTGGATGTTGTAAAGACCCGAGTCATGCTCGAAGCCAGA ATCTCGGCATCTGCATCCGGCGCCGAGGTTGTCGGTAGTGTCCTTCCTCCCGAACAACCCTCACCATCTgtcctctccttccctccCCGTCTCCTCAACATCCTCCGCACTGAAGGTCCTGCAACCCTCTTCAGAGGATGGGTGCCTAGAACATTTGCCATCTCCATGGGAGGCGCAGTCTTTTTGGGTATTTATGATCTAGCTAGCAATTTCGGCatcaaggaagaaaaagaagatcaagTGGCTTAG
- a CDS encoding Glutaryl-CoA dehydrogenase, mitochondrial precursor, putative (Similar to TIGR gene model, INSD accession AAW44689.1), which produces MATARSFRPLLKKVTPSAGTAVAKRGMASKMTKYDWEDPLNMNSLLTEEEVAIHETAKSFSQSKLLPRVTEAYRTENFDPAILREMGELGLLGATIQGYGCAGVSSVSYGLIAREVERVDSGYRSAMSVQSSLVMHPINEFGSDAQKEKYLPQLATGEIVGCFGLTEPNHGSDPSSMETTATKTTDGWVLNGSKTWISNAPVADLFVIWARVVENGEKGKVRGFLVEKGTPGLSAPAIKNKMSLRASITGSIFMEDVKLSNGSVLPKSNGLGSPFSCLNNARYGISWGVMGALEDCLARARDYALERNQFKRPLASFQLVQKKLADASTAVTLGLLGSLQLGRLKDKGEWSSDMVSMMKRNNCGEALHHSRVLLDILGGNACSDEYHIGRHAANLQVANTYEGTNDIHALILGKAITGLQAFAN; this is translated from the exons ATGGCAACCGCAAGATCATTCAGGCCTCTGCTCAAGAAAGTAACTCCCTCAGCGGGCACTGCCGTCGCAAAGAGAGGAATGGCTTCCA AAATGACAAAGTATGATTGGGAG GACCCACTCAACATGAACTCTCTTCTCACTGAGGAAGAAGTTGCGATCCA TGAAACTGCCAAGTCGTTCTCCCAATCCAAACTTCTTCCCCGTGTAACTGAAGCTTACCGTACT GAAAACTTTGACCCTGCCATCCTTCGGGAGATGGGCGAGCTTGGGCTTCTGGGTGCTACAATTCAAGGCTATGGATGTGCTGGCGTATCAAGTGTATCATATGGCCTTATTGCCCGAGAGGTTGAACG AGTCGATTCAGGATACCGATCTGCTATGAGTGTCCAGTCTTCAC TGGTCATGCATCCTATCAATGAGTTTGGCAGCGATGCGCAAAAGGAAAAATATCTTCCCCAGCTCG CTACTGGCGAGATTGTTGGTTGCTTT GGTCTTACCGAACCCAACCATGGTTCCGATCCTTCTTCTATGGAAACCACCGCTACTAAAACAACCGATGGGTGGGTTCTCAACGGTAGCAAAACCTGGATCTCCAATGCTCCCGTGGCCGACTTGTTTGTCATCTGGGCTCGAGTAGTCGAGAACGGTGAGAAGGGCAAGGTGCGAGGTTTCTTGGTTGAAAAAGGCACTCCTGGTCTTTCTGCGCCTGCTATCAAAAACAAAATGTCTCTCCGAGCGTCTATCACAGGATCCATCTTCATGGAGGACGTCAAGCTGTCCAATGGCTCGGTTTTGCCAAAGTCGAACGGTCTAGGATCGCCGTTTTCTTGTCTAAACAACGCTAGGTACGGTATCAGCTGGGGTGTGATGGGTGCTTTGGAGGACTGTCTCGCCCGGGCCAGGGATTATGCTCTTGAACG AAACCAATTCAAGCGACCTCTTGCGTCTTTCCAGCTCGTCCAAAAGAAGCTTGCCGATGCCTCCACGGCCGTTACTCTCGGCCTTCTCGGCTCTCTCCAGCTCGGTAGACTCAAGGACAAAGGAGAATGGTCGTCCGATATGGTTTCtatgatgaagaggaacaaCTGTGGCGAAGCGTTGCACCACTCCAGGGTACTGCTTGACATCTTGGGCGGAAACGCTTGTAGTGATGA GTACCATATTGGAAGGCACGCCGCCAATTTGCAAGTCGCCAATACTTATGAGGGAACAAAT GACATTCATG CTCTTATTCTCGGCAAGGCAATTACTGGCTTGCAGGCTTTTGCCAACTAA
- a CDS encoding Hypothetical protein (Similar to SGTC gene model, INSD accession EAL19546.1; CNBG1750) — MVPQPSTAAPCNKLVIRRLPPTLPEDIFWQSVSTWITDKTCLWKSFVKGKAGDSNYDSRPVYSRAYVLMADPESLVNFHRAEFQAVVEYAPFQKTPLKTKVKVDNRQGTIDEDPDYLSFMESLNAPVTKPALEVAAPVTQPTTTPLLEHLRSQKSASKSKSKAAKAAQNQSQSSTAAPESARRAAALASINAASQRRGGQANAGPVMVAGKGREVMITPSSTPPVPDSGKHKQQGEQQAPQGAKHEQTDKEKKSRGGRKRNKGKDKQKEGVNGVPSGRQTPSVPPTSSTTPQAPLSGRPVQTARIDNSVPNMPSQNQSVPAPKTASGSARAPQAPTGKSGAGAGNNGEPRGSESGRGRQRGGRGRGGGGQPKASSAGPQVKILSRNPVPPAGPGPRRGDKGGAGSDAGTAFARIDM, encoded by the exons ATGGTACCGCAGCCTTCGACTGCCGCGCCTTGTAACAAACTCGTAATCCGCCGTCTCCCCCCAACTTTGCCCGAGGACATTTTTTGGCAATCAGTCTCAACATGGATTACTGACAAGACTTGTCTCTGGAAAAGTTTTGTAAAGGGAAAAGCAGGGGACAG TAATTACGATTCACGTCCCGTCTATTCCAGGGCATACGTGTTGATGGCGGATCCCGAGTCTTTGGTAAACTTCCATC GTGCCGAGTTCCAGGCCGTTGTCGAGTATGCCCCGTTTCAGAAAACTCCTCTCAAGACTAAAGTAAAAGTTGATAATCGACAAGGTACAATTGATGAGG ATCCAGACTATTTGTCATTTATGGAAAGTCTTAATGCCCCAGTCACAAAGCCTGCTCTGGAGGTTGCTG CGCCAGTCACCCAGCCCACTACAACTCCCCTCCTCGAGCATCTCCGCTCTCAAAAATCAGCAAGCAAGAGCAAATCCAAGGCAGCCAAGGCTGCTCAAAATCAGTCCCAATCATCCACTGCTGCACCTGAATCTGCTCGACGAGCGGCCGCTCTCGCTTCCATCAATGCTGCTTCGCAGCGACGCGGTGGTCAGGCAAACGCCGGCCCAGTCATGGTTGCTGGGAAAGGTAGAGAAGTGATGATCACTCCTTCTTCGACACCCCCTGTGCCTGATAGCGGTAAGCACAAGCAACAAGGTGAACAGCAGGCTCCACAAGGTGCCAAACACGAGCAAACGGACAAGGAAAAAAAGTcaagaggtggaagaaagaggaatAAAGGAAAGGATAAGCAAAAGGAGGGAGTGAACGGCGTTCCGAGTGGGCGACAAACTCCTTCGGTCCCACCTACTTCGTCAACAACACCCCAAGCTCCTTTAAGCGGTAGACCAGTACAAACCGCACGCATCGATAATTCTGTCCCCAATATGCCCTCACAAAACCAATCCGTCCCTGCTCCCAAAACAGCTTCTGGTTCTGCCAGGGCTCCACAAGCTCCAACAGGAAAATCTGGGGCTGGTGCTGGCAATAATGGCGAACCGAGAGGTAGTGAGTCTGGGCGTGGAAGACAACGCGGTGGTCGGGGACGGGGAGGTGGGGGCCAGCCGAAAGCATCTTCTGCAGGTCCTCAAGTAAAGATCTTATCAAGAAATCCAGTTCCTCCTGCCGGACCGGGTCCCCGGCGTGGGGATAAGGGAGGGGCTGGTTCTGATGCTGGCACTGCTTTTGCTCGTATCGACATGTAA
- a CDS encoding Inositol oxygenase, putative (Similar to TIGR gene model, INSD accession AAW44687.1), whose translation MPIAVSPAVQDFVRVDDPKGTKFDHISDAVDEINVAKLKATDKDNAYDESAFDSEKDKATFRQFVDSNESSRRFYIEQHTKQTVEFNLEARRKAFEKPRAVMGIWEAMELLNTLVDASDPDTSATQIQHLLQTAEAMRKDGKPEWMQVTGLVHDLGKLLYFFGSDGQWDVVGDTFVVGCEIPTDKIVYSDTFGDNPDLKHPTYSTKYGIYEPNCGLDKVMISWGHDEYLYMVCKKQSSLPQAALNMIRYHSFYPWHRERAYTYFESEADKQTLKDVLAFNPYDLYSKSDSLPDPVALRPYYEGLIAKFFPEKISW comes from the exons ATGCCCATCGCTGTCTCTCCCGCTGTTCAGGATTTCGTTCGTGTCGACG ACCCCAAGGGGACTAAGTTCGACCATATCTCCGATGCCGTCGATGAGATCAATGTGGCTAAGCTCAAGGCGACTGACAAGGACAATGCCTATGACGAGTCCGCTTTCGATTCTGAGAAGGACAAGGCCACTTTCCGTCAATTTGTAGATAGCAATGAGAGTTCGCGACGCTTTTACAT CGAACAACACACCAAGCAAACCGTGGAGTTCAATCTAGAAGCTCGTCGCAAGGCTTTCGAGAAGCCCCGTGCTGTCATGGGAATCTGGGAGGCAATGGAGCTCCTCAACACTTTGGTCGACGCAAGTGACCCGGACACCAGTGCCACTCAGATCCAACATCTCTTGCAGACGGCCGAGGCGATGCGTAAGGATGGGAAGCCGGAATGGATGCAGGTTACTGGTCTCGTCCACGACCTTGGCAAGCTCCTTTATTTCTTTGGTAGTGATGGGCAGTGG GATGTTGTTGGCGATACCTTTGTCGTTGGATGCGAGATTCCTACCGATAAGATTGTCTATTCAGACACTTTCGGCGACAACCCCGATCTCAAGCATCCAACTTACTCCACCAAGTACGGTATCTACGAGCCCAACTGTGGTTTGGACAAAGTCATGATCAGCTGGGGACATGACGAGTACCTC TACATGGTCTGCAAAAAGCAGTCATCACTCCCTCAAGCCGCTTTGAACATGATCCGATATCACTCTTTCTACCCCTGGCATCGCGAGAGGGCTTACACCTATTTTGAAAGTGAGGCAGACAAACAAACTCTCAAGGATGTTCTTGCCTTTAACCCCTACGATCTCTACTCCAAGTCCGACTCCCTTCCTGATCCCGTAGCTCTTCGCCCATATTACGAAGGGCTCATCGCCAAATTCTTCCCTGAGAAGATTAGCTGGTAG
- a CDS encoding uncharacterized protein (Similar to TIGR gene model, INSD accession AAW44682.1) — protein sequence MKIEGKAFIITGGCGSIGGTAARHILAKGGIVVVFDLLSAEEGTARVKKYHPERAFYIQASVDDQEIVEAACTEALKLIPKGSLFGAVHCAAIAPGRKWSNKLKDSIQDFAKVLRTNAFGTFVVDACIADAINSQYADEGPFAPRVTEERGCIINIASAVAHPVPARCITYGPTKTAVIGISQGMADFLGPYGIRVNTVSPAVVASSIMGPDRIPYFKSELEAGAIYPRRVSEPDEVATGIIFLLENSMMNDYELRVDGGWRGSSNWAGPKDPRSNALSLE from the exons ATGAAGATCGAAGGCAAAG CTTTTATCATTACCGGTGGATGTGGATCTATTGGAGGTACGGCGGCACGTCATATCCTTGCCAAAGGGGGCATCGTGGTA GTATTCGACCTCTTGTCTGCCGAAGAAGGAACCGCCAGGGTCAAGAAGTACCATCCCGAACGGGCATTTTATATTCAAGCCAGTGTTGATGATCAGGAGATAGTGGAAGCAGCCTGCACCGAGGCCCTCAAGCTTATTCCAAAGGGATCTCTTTTTGGCGCTGTGCATTGTGCAGCGATTGCACCGGGCCGAAAATGGAGTAACAAACTCAAGGACAGCATTCAG GACTTCGCCAAGGTGCTGCGAACAAATGCATTTGGAACTTTTGTCGTCGACGCATGCATCGCGGACGCCATCAACTCCCAATATGCCGACGAAGGACCTTTCGCTCCTCGTGTAACagaagagagaggatgTATCATCAATATTGCCTCGGCCGTGGCTCATCCCGTGCCAGCCAGATGCATCACATATGGGCCAACGAAAA CGGCCGTCATTGGTATTTCACAGGGAATGGCGGATTTCCTAGGCCCATACGGTATCCGGGTAAACACCGTATCTCCTGCAGTGGTGGCATCATCAATTATGGGTCCTGACCGAATT CCCTACTTCAAGTCAGAACTTGAAGCTGGAGCTATCTACCCTCGACGGGTATCTGAACCTGACGAGGTAGCCACTGGCATCATCTTCTTACTAGAGAACTCCATGATGAATGACTATGAGCTGCGTGTGGATGGAGGTTGGCGTGGAAGCAGCAACTGGGCTGGTCCAAAGGATC CTCGATCTAACGCACTCTCTTTGGAATAA
- a CDS encoding uncharacterized protein (Similar to TIGR gene model, INSD accession AAW44929.1): protein MVSGHSTFRFGVATASLGMAKCHTLESKFAALQKAGYAYAEVGFGDYVSWVRSRRPGLPPSSCPPEWKEADEPDPSDEEIWQTLYQEAPELINLAANFGLRVLALQPLNQFDGWPEGSMRAEWVRHKAERWLPLCSQLEVELLQVGANDYAEADASDEKTAEDMRWLAELGAKQNPPVKVAYEVWCFSKRVNTWEHAWKIVQLGDHPNLGLCLDVAHFPLAPSYGWDPITGDGWSDCQYNEMISRLKKVPGNKIFYLEISDVLKPVRPLGQGSPFDAWRERNRPARGDIFVWTVCGRPLPFVGKDAGRSVDNEDDIGGARVFESVQAVLSTGFKGPIIWEFFEAMSMEKDDPSIPDIYAQACVKAEMQLKTRLPGLSG from the exons ATGGTATCAGGCCACAGTACCTTCCGTTTCGGAGTAGCCACAGCTTCCCTTGGCATGGCTAAATGCCACACCTTGGAATCGAAATTCGCAGCACTACAAAAAGCTGGATATGCGTATGCGGAGGTAGGCTTTGGAGACTATGTTTCATGGGTTCGCTCAAGACGGCCCGGCCT TCCCCCTTCAAGCTGCCCGCCAGAGTGGAAAGAGGCTGATGAGCCCGATCCCAGCGACGAAGAAATCTGGCAGACCCTCTACCAAGAAGCTCCTGAACTTATCAATCTTGCAGCCAATTTTGGGCTAAGAGTTTTGGCGCTACAACCCCTGAACCAGTTTGACGGATGGCCTGAAGGGTCTATGAGAGCTGAATGGGTGCGACATAAAGCCGAACGGTGGCTGCCCCTTTGTTCGCAGCTGGAAGTAGAACTCCTTCAA GTTGGGGCAAATGATTATGCGGAAGCAGACGCTTCCGATGAGAAAACAGCGGAAGATATGCGATGGCTCGCCGAACTAGGAGCAAAACAGAATCCACCAGTGAAGGTCGCCTATGAGGTGTGGTGCTTCTCAAAGAGAGTTAATACCTGGGAGCATGCATGGAAAATAGTGCAATTAGGA GACCACCCCAACCTTGGCTTATGTCTCGATGTCGCCCACTTTCCACTCGCTCCTTCTTACGGATGGGATCCAATTACCGGAGATGGCTGGTCTGATTGCCAGTACAATGAGATGATCTCCAGGCTCAAAAAAGTACCTGGGAATAAGATCTTTTACCTCGAGATTTCGGATGTACTCAAGCCGGTAAGACCTCTCGGTCAGGGTTCTCCCTTCGATGCCTGGCGAGAGAGAAACAGACCTGCCAGAGGTGATATATTTGTTTGGACCGTCTGCGGCCGACCACTTCCTTTCGTAGGAAAGGACGCTGGTAGGAGCGTCGATAATGAGGACGACATAGGCGGCGCTAGAGTTTTCGAATCGGTTCAGGCTGTGCTCAGTACCGGTTTCAAAG GACCCATCATATGGGAGTTCTTCGAAGCCATGTCAATGGAGAAAGATGACCCTTCCATTCCTGACATATACGCCCAGGCGTGCGTGAAGGCGGAGATGCAACTCAAGACGCGCTTGCCAGGTCTAAGTGGATAA
- a CDS encoding Myo-inositol transporter 2, putative (Similar to TIGR gene model, INSD accession AAW44680.1): MNSDEIAPVATSSNSSLPPSEMKAEVTSSGLTHEGLLIDESVIQAENEDKMTPYLVFLIGSAALGGFLYGYDTGVVGIALPYVGTDLGHALSSTQQEIATAATTIGAIFGAAILGYFADRWGRKWCLLISDLFFTAGAIIIASSFSLGQLIAGRLILGVGVGGAAIICPLYITELAPTAVRGRCVGTNGFFIPFGQTVSVAIGAGLKDVKYNWRILFALGVVPSLVQLCLMHKLPESPRVLILRGQDDRAREVLKQIYRYASREVIELKLEIVRAHVQATTVLERSTTWAQRTKKLWCHKPYRRSILTVCMIQVFGQFTGYNTLLYYAGTLFGLVGLSNASLGGLIPSITNTFFLLVGMIFVDRIGRRGLLMKFGPLMIIGLIWCLIAFHFMCKETGGFLVEGFVYNQRDVGLVIAGIVVFVMGFGSTYAHLCWYQSEYLALEIRAIGSAISTTASFSANLVVAVSFLSELETLTPSGTYGLYLGFVVIGYVLAYFCYPETKGLSIDEAFSLFDDDFGVKKSVKMRREKAEAQRRFNVEGGESGQAVEYLGAKPEISHIERIVPVA, encoded by the exons ATGAACTCCGACGAAATAGCGCCGGTGGCGACATCATCAAACAGCTCTTTACCGCCTTCCGAGATGAAGGCTGAAGTGACATCAAGCGGCCTCACGCACGAAGGACTGCTCATT GATGAGTCAGTCATTCAAGCTGAAAATGAGGACAAAATGACCCCTTATCTGGTCTTTTTGATTGGGTCG GCCGCTCTAGGCGGTTTCCTCTATGGTTATGATACCGGTGTCGTTGGTATCGCCCTACCTTATGTTGGTACTGATCTCGGTCACGCACTTTCGTCTACTCAGCAAGAGATTGCTACCGCCGCAACTACAATCGGTGCCATCTTTGGCGCTGCAATTTTGGGTTACTTCGCCGATAGATGGGGACGTAAATGGTGTTTACTGATCTCTGATTTGTT CTTCACCGCAGGTGCAATCATCATTGCGTCGAGTTTCTCCCTTGGTCAGCTCATTGCGGGTCGTTTGATTCTTGGTGTCGGAGTCGGAGGTGCGGCTATCATTTGTCCCCTCTATATCACCGAATTGGCTCCGACGGCTGTTCGTGGTCGATGTGTAGGTACGAA CGGTTTCTTTATTCCCTTCGGACAGACAGTATCCGTTGCTATCGGAGCGGGTTTAAAAGACGTCAAATACAACTGGCGAATCCTAT TCGCTCTCGGTGTTGTGCCATCTTTGGTTCAGCTCTGTCTGATGCACAAACTCCCTGAATCTCCTCGAGTTTTAATTCTGCGTGGACAAGATGATCGCGCTCGTGAGGTTCTCAAACAAATCTATCGATACGCTTCTCGAGAAGTCATCGAACTCAAACTTGAAATCGTCAGGGCTCATGTCCAGGCAACTACTGTTCTCGAACGCTCAACTACATGGGCTCAGCGTACCAAGAAACTTTGGTGTCACAAGCCCTACCGTCGATCTATTTTGACCGTGTGCATGATTCAGGTATTCGGTCAGTTCACAGG TTACAATACCCTGCTGTACTATGCTGGCACGTTGTTCGGCCTAGTCGGTCTCTCCAACGCTTCTTTAGGAGGATTGATTCCTTCCATCACCAATACCTTCTTCCTG CTTGTGGGTATGATCTTTGTCGACAGAATTGGGCGTCGAGGGCTGCTTATGAAATTCGGCCCGTTGATG ATCATTGGCCTGATCTGGTGTCTGATCGCATTCCACT TTATGTGTAAGGAAACCGGTGGTTTCCTCGTTGAAGGTTTCGTCTACAACCAGAGAGATGTCGGTCTTGTCATCGCGGGTATCGTCGTCTTTGTTATGGGATTCGGCTCAACGTATGCCCATCTCTGTTGGTATCAGTCAGAATATCTCGCTTTGGAAATCCGTGCTATCGGTAGTGCCATCAGTACGACTGCCAGCTTCTCTGCCAACTTGGTGGTTGCTGTGTCATTCCTTTCTGA ACTTGAGACGTTGACTCCCAGCGGTACTTATGGTCTTTACCTGGGATTCGTAGTGATCGGTTACGTGCTAGCCTACTTTTGTTATCCGGAAACGA AGGGCCTATCTATCGACGAAGCTTTCAGTCTGTTCGATGATGATTTCGGCGTTAAGAAGTCCGTGAAGATGCGACGAGAAAAAGCCGAAGCTCAGAGGAGATTTAACGTTGAAGGGGGAGAATCTGGTCAAGCTGTTGAGTATCTCGGGGCCAAGCCTGAAATAAGTCATATCGAGCGAATTGTGCCGGTGGCATAG